A window of Bradyrhizobium diazoefficiens genomic DNA:
GCGCGACGCTAGAGGCCGAGCTTGGACTTGAGCAGGTCGTTGACGCTCTGCGGATTGGCCTTGCCGCCGGACGCCTTCATCACCTGGCCGACGAACCAGCCGAGCGACTGCGGCTTGTCCTTGACCTGCGCGGCCTTGTCGGGATTGGCCGCGATGATATCGTCGACAACCTTTTCGATCGCCGAAAGGTCCGTGACCTGCTTCATGCCGCGGCTTTCGACCAGCGCGCGGGGATCGCCGCCCTCCTGCCAGACGATCTCGAACAGATCCTTGGCGATCTTGCCCGAGATCGTGCCCTCGCCGATCAGGTCGATGATCGCGGCGAGCTGCTCGGCATCGACGGGAGAGTCCGTAATATGCCGGCCTTCCTTGTTGAGACGGCCGAACAGTTCGTTGATCACCCAGTTCGCCGCCATCTTGCCGTCGCGCGCGCGGTTGGCGAGCTTGTCCAGAACGGTCTCGTAGAACACCGCGCTCTCGCGCTCCGCGACCAGCACGCTCGCATCATAGGCCGACAGGCCGAGATCTGCGACGAAACGCGTCTTCTTCTGGTCAGCCAGCTCCGGCAGCTCCGCCTTCAGCTTGTCGACGAGCGCCTGGCTGAACTCGAGCGGCAGCAAATCGGGATCGGGGAAGTAGCGGTAGTCATGCGCCTCTTCCTTGGACCGCATCGAGCGCGTCTCGCCCTTGTTGGGGTCGTAGAGCCGGGTCTCCTGATCGATCGTGCCCCCGTCCTCTAGGATTTCGATCTGGCGCCGCGCCTCGTACTCGATCGCCTGGCCGATGAAGGCGATCGAGTTCATGTTCTTGATCTCGCAGCGCGTGCCGAGCGGCGCGCCCGGCTTGCGCACCGAGACGTTGACGTCGGCGCGCAGGCTTCCCTTCTCCATGTCGCCGTCGCAGGTGCCGAGATAGCGCAGGATCGAGCGCAGCTTGGTCACATAGGCCTTGGCCTGCTCGGCGTCGCGGATATCCGGCTTGGAGACGATCTCCATCAGCGCAACCCCGCAGCGGTTGAGGTCGACAAAGGACGTGGCCGGCGACTGGTCATGCAGCAATTTTCCCGCATCCTGTTCCAGATGCAGGCGCTCGATACCGATGGTGGCTGTCTTGCCGCCGTCCAGTTCGACGACGACTTCGCCCTCGCCGACGATCGGCGACT
This region includes:
- the gatB gene encoding Asp-tRNA(Asn)/Glu-tRNA(Gln) amidotransferase subunit GatB, with product MSTATHKLLKGATGDWEMVIGMEIHAQVTSNSKLFSGASTAFGGEPNSHVSLVDAAMPGMLPVINEECVRQAVRTGLGLNAQINLRSVFDRKNYFYPDSPQGYQISQYKSPIVGEGEVVVELDGGKTATIGIERLHLEQDAGKLLHDQSPATSFVDLNRCGVALMEIVSKPDIRDAEQAKAYVTKLRSILRYLGTCDGDMEKGSLRADVNVSVRKPGAPLGTRCEIKNMNSIAFIGQAIEYEARRQIEILEDGGTIDQETRLYDPNKGETRSMRSKEEAHDYRYFPDPDLLPLEFSQALVDKLKAELPELADQKKTRFVADLGLSAYDASVLVAERESAVFYETVLDKLANRARDGKMAANWVINELFGRLNKEGRHITDSPVDAEQLAAIIDLIGEGTISGKIAKDLFEIVWQEGGDPRALVESRGMKQVTDLSAIEKVVDDIIAANPDKAAQVKDKPQSLGWFVGQVMKASGGKANPQSVNDLLKSKLGL